From the genome of Blautia pseudococcoides, one region includes:
- a CDS encoding ABC transporter permease subunit, with the protein MKNKTFHGLKLVVAIFLILHVICPIIALAAHISIGDISEVISSAQFGPMLWNSFISSLVTTIVSVCLALLLAWCVNRTRIRHKGVWSVIFTLPMLIPSISHGMGLTLLFGDNGFFTNLTGINIHLYGLTGIVIGATLYSCPMAFLMLTDIFQYEDFTVYEIADVLGLSKKQQLQAITLSNLKKPLISAFFAVFTVVFTDYGVPLIVGGKMMTLPVYMYREVIGLLDYSKGGIIGVILLIPAVIAFIIDLMNKGTGTSSTITKPYVIRKNKKRDIFARIVCAVTLVLISLPIVTFIILSFVKQYPIDFSFTLDNITESMDLGIGGYLLNSLFMGLTTALAGTLVTYYAAYVTARSGKKFSSMAIHLISLVSLSFPGIVLGLSYVLFFQGSFVYGTIVILITVNITHFFASPYLLAYNSLSKFNGNLEDVAYSLGISKMRMLMDVYMPCTRGTVLEMFSYIFVNCMVTISAISFLANFRNMPLALLIPQFDSQSMIEPIAFISILILLINVAAKGVIYFLKLYFVRKEN; encoded by the coding sequence ATGAAAAACAAAACCTTTCACGGCCTGAAACTTGTTGTGGCCATATTTTTAATATTACATGTTATATGCCCTATCATTGCTCTGGCAGCCCATATTTCAATTGGAGATATCAGCGAGGTTATATCCAGTGCGCAGTTTGGGCCAATGTTGTGGAATTCTTTTATTTCATCTCTCGTGACAACTATTGTATCTGTATGTCTGGCATTATTGCTGGCTTGGTGTGTCAACAGGACAAGGATCCGGCATAAAGGTGTGTGGTCGGTTATTTTTACACTGCCTATGCTGATCCCCTCTATTTCTCATGGTATGGGATTGACATTGTTGTTCGGGGACAATGGTTTTTTCACTAATTTAACAGGGATAAACATTCACCTGTATGGATTGACAGGTATCGTGATCGGGGCAACGCTGTATTCCTGCCCCATGGCATTTCTGATGCTGACAGATATCTTTCAGTATGAAGATTTCACTGTATATGAGATCGCGGATGTGCTGGGATTATCAAAAAAACAGCAGTTACAGGCCATTACCCTATCCAATCTAAAAAAACCGCTGATCTCTGCTTTCTTTGCTGTGTTTACCGTGGTATTTACGGATTATGGTGTGCCGTTGATCGTGGGCGGCAAAATGATGACGCTTCCTGTATATATGTACCGGGAAGTCATTGGGCTGCTTGATTATTCAAAGGGGGGAATTATCGGCGTCATTCTGTTGATTCCTGCAGTCATTGCATTTATCATTGACTTGATGAACAAGGGCACAGGCACAAGCAGTACTATTACCAAGCCCTATGTGATCAGGAAAAACAAGAAACGCGACATTTTTGCCAGAATTGTATGTGCAGTGACACTTGTCTTGATCAGCCTGCCTATTGTAACGTTTATTATTTTGAGTTTTGTAAAGCAGTATCCGATTGATTTCAGTTTTACGCTTGATAATATAACGGAGTCCATGGATCTGGGGATTGGAGGGTATCTGCTGAATTCCCTGTTTATGGGGCTGACAACGGCTTTAGCAGGTACATTAGTTACATATTATGCGGCGTACGTTACTGCGCGTTCAGGGAAGAAATTTTCTTCCATGGCTATCCATTTGATTTCCTTGGTGTCCTTATCGTTTCCGGGTATTGTTTTGGGCTTGTCTTATGTGCTGTTTTTCCAGGGGAGCTTTGTTTATGGGACAATTGTCATATTGATCACTGTGAATATCACTCACTTTTTTGCGTCACCTTATTTACTGGCTTATAATTCACTATCCAAATTCAACGGTAATCTGGAGGATGTTGCATACTCTCTGGGAATTTCTAAAATGAGGATGCTGATGGATGTGTACATGCCCTGCACGAGAGGGACGGTTTTAGAAATGTTCAGCTATATATTTGTGAACTGTATGGTGACGATCTCGGCTATTTCCTTCCTGGCAAATTTCAGGAATATGCCTCTGGCCCTTCTGATCCCCCAGTTTGATTCTCAGTCAATGATTGAACCCATTGCATTTATTTCTATCTTGATCCTGCTGATCAATGTTGCGGCAAAGGGTGTGATCTATTTCCTGAAATTGTATTTTGTAAGGAAGGAGAATTAG
- a CDS encoding extracellular solute-binding protein, with protein MKKILAGLLVVIAALYLVINKQDSNTLVIYSALEQYRNDDLKAHLADEFPGLNVQIMYMPTAKVAAKVQTEKESSDADIVLGIETGYMEKMKDALADVVEYSRLDYIDGMLPEHGKYLIWESYGGGFAVNTEILDKYGIDEPKTYEDLLKPEFKNRISIQNPKSSSTGYNFYLNLRNVWGEEKALDYFDKLNENVKQYSESGSGPVKLLIQGECAVGTALTYQVVTEINNGNPLKMIYPESGSPYSLDGVSIVKGKDDKQDVKDVFAYLVNDYLVYDKDHYNPGRILEGQKSRMKNYPENIKYADMTGIDDLELRDELLGKWKY; from the coding sequence ATGAAGAAGATATTGGCAGGATTATTGGTTGTTATTGCCGCATTGTATTTGGTCATAAATAAACAGGACAGTAATACACTGGTGATCTATTCCGCACTGGAACAGTATAGAAATGATGATCTGAAGGCTCATCTGGCAGATGAATTTCCGGGGTTAAATGTGCAGATCATGTACATGCCTACAGCTAAGGTGGCTGCTAAGGTGCAGACGGAAAAAGAAAGCTCTGATGCAGATATTGTGCTGGGGATCGAGACCGGATATATGGAAAAAATGAAGGATGCTTTGGCTGATGTTGTGGAATATTCGCGTTTGGATTATATAGACGGTATGCTGCCGGAGCATGGGAAGTATCTAATATGGGAAAGCTATGGCGGAGGTTTTGCGGTGAATACGGAAATCCTAGATAAGTATGGGATTGATGAGCCGAAGACGTATGAAGATTTGCTGAAACCGGAGTTTAAGAATAGAATCTCCATCCAGAATCCCAAATCTAGTTCTACAGGATATAATTTTTATCTGAATCTGAGGAATGTGTGGGGGGAGGAAAAAGCGTTAGATTATTTTGACAAACTCAATGAGAATGTAAAACAATACTCTGAGTCGGGGTCCGGTCCGGTGAAATTATTGATTCAGGGGGAGTGTGCTGTGGGTACTGCCCTCACATATCAGGTAGTTACAGAGATCAATAATGGGAATCCCTTAAAGATGATCTATCCGGAATCGGGGTCACCATATTCGTTAGATGGAGTCAGTATTGTGAAGGGGAAGGATGACAAGCAGGATGTTAAAGATGTGTTCGCTTATCTGGTGAATGACTATCTTGTTTATGATAAGGACCATTATAATCCCGGGAGGATATTGGAAGGACAAAAGAGCAGAATGAAGAATTATCCCGAGAATATTAAGTATGCGGATATGACGGGGATTGATGATCTTGAACTTCGGGATGAACTTCTTGGGAAATGGAAATATTAA